One genomic region from Desulfobaccales bacterium encodes:
- the truA gene encoding tRNA pseudouridine(38-40) synthase TruA, whose translation MDPRRNIRLLLEYNGTRYRGWQRQADAATIQQTIEEALERLTGESVALIGSGRTDAGVHALGQVASFRLKSTIPLKAFHDGLNSMLPPDIAVLSATEAPPEFHARKSALHKTYEYRILKRRTRSPLYHHYAWWIALHLDLEALAAAAAFLPGEHDFTAFRASGSDNKNPVREVLAAAWREEPGGWLSFTITATGFLRGMVRSLVGTMVEVGKGKAQPDRLAELLASGARHLAGPTAPPQGLYLVEVYYEKMVGRASRPPSQKATLE comes from the coding sequence ATGGACCCCCGACGCAACATCCGCCTTCTGCTAGAATATAACGGCACCCGCTATCGCGGTTGGCAGCGCCAGGCGGATGCCGCCACCATTCAGCAAACTATAGAAGAGGCCTTGGAACGTCTCACCGGCGAGTCTGTGGCCCTCATCGGCTCGGGCCGCACCGACGCCGGGGTTCACGCCCTGGGGCAGGTGGCCAGTTTCCGCCTCAAGAGCACCATCCCTCTCAAGGCCTTTCACGACGGGCTCAACTCCATGCTCCCCCCGGACATTGCGGTGCTTTCGGCCACGGAAGCTCCCCCGGAATTTCATGCGCGGAAATCCGCCCTGCACAAGACCTACGAATACCGCATCCTCAAGCGGAGAACCCGCTCGCCCCTGTATCACCATTATGCCTGGTGGATCGCCCTGCATTTGGACCTTGAGGCCCTGGCCGCAGCCGCAGCGTTTCTGCCAGGAGAACATGATTTTACTGCGTTTCGGGCCAGCGGCAGCGACAACAAAAACCCGGTGCGGGAGGTTCTGGCCGCGGCCTGGCGGGAGGAACCCGGCGGCTGGTTGAGCTTCACCATCACCGCCACCGGCTTCCTGCGGGGCATGGTCCGGAGCCTGGTGGGCACCATGGTGGAGGTGGGCAAGGGGAAGGCCCAGCCAGACCGATTGGCGGAACTGCTGGCCAGCGGCGCCCGGCACCTGGCCGGCCCCACGGCGCCGCCGCAGGGGCTCTATCTGGTGGAAGTTTACTATGAAAAGATGGTAGGGCGGGCGTCTCGCCCGCCATCTCAAAAGGCGACGCTTGAATGA
- the sat gene encoding sulfate adenylyltransferase — MAVEVAKCKVGLVNPHGKEKKLKPLLLSPAQIAEEKKRAKELTAVTLTSREVGDLIMMGIGGFTPLDGFMGHDDWKGSCSDAMKLTDGTFWPIPVTMSVNQGKADSIKIGQEVLLVDEETEEMMGTMKVTEKYKIDKKWECKQVFTTDEMDHPGVQMVMGQADVNLAGTVKVWSEGSFPKDYPGVYLRPDETRRIFEQKGWSTIAAMQLRNPMHRSHEYLCKIAIEICDGVLIHQLLGKLKPGDIPAEVRVDAINTLVEHYFVKDTAVQCGYPLDMRYAGPREALFHALFRQNFGCSHLIVGRDHAGVGEYYGPFDAQKIFDCIPEDALETKPLKIDWTFYCHKCDGMASMRTCCHGKEDRLMLSGTMLRKMLSEGLEVPDHFSRAEVLKVLRKYYSGLTEKVEVKVHGFATGDIKKK; from the coding sequence ATGGCTGTTGAAGTTGCCAAATGTAAAGTGGGTTTGGTAAATCCGCACGGTAAAGAGAAGAAATTAAAACCCTTACTGCTTTCTCCGGCCCAGATCGCCGAAGAGAAGAAGCGGGCCAAGGAACTGACGGCAGTCACCCTGACCTCCCGGGAAGTCGGTGACCTCATCATGATGGGTATCGGCGGCTTCACCCCGCTGGACGGCTTCATGGGTCACGACGACTGGAAGGGCTCCTGCAGCGACGCTATGAAGCTGACGGACGGCACCTTCTGGCCCATCCCCGTCACCATGTCGGTCAACCAGGGCAAAGCCGACTCCATCAAGATCGGCCAGGAAGTCCTGCTGGTGGACGAAGAGACCGAAGAGATGATGGGGACCATGAAGGTCACCGAGAAGTACAAAATCGATAAAAAGTGGGAATGCAAACAGGTCTTCACCACCGATGAGATGGACCACCCCGGCGTCCAGATGGTCATGGGCCAGGCTGACGTCAATCTGGCGGGCACCGTCAAGGTCTGGAGCGAAGGTTCCTTCCCCAAGGATTACCCCGGCGTCTATCTGCGTCCGGACGAAACCCGCAGGATCTTCGAGCAAAAGGGCTGGAGCACCATCGCCGCCATGCAGCTCAGAAACCCCATGCACCGCTCCCATGAATACCTGTGCAAGATCGCCATCGAAATCTGCGACGGCGTCCTGATCCACCAGCTCCTGGGCAAACTGAAACCCGGCGACATCCCGGCGGAAGTACGGGTAGATGCCATCAACACCCTGGTGGAGCATTACTTCGTGAAGGACACCGCGGTTCAGTGCGGTTATCCGCTGGACATGCGTTATGCCGGCCCCCGGGAAGCCCTGTTCCACGCCTTGTTCCGGCAGAACTTCGGCTGCTCCCACCTGATCGTCGGCCGCGACCACGCCGGCGTGGGCGAATACTACGGCCCCTTCGACGCGCAGAAGATTTTCGACTGCATCCCCGAAGATGCTCTGGAAACCAAACCCCTGAAGATCGACTGGACCTTCTATTGCCACAAGTGCGACGGCATGGCCTCCATGCGCACCTGCTGCCACGGCAAGGAAGACCGGCTCATGCTGTCCGGCACCATGCTGCGGAAGATGCTTTCCGAAGGCCTGGAGGTGCCGGATCACTTCAGCCGCGCCGAAGTTCTGAAGGTCCTCCGGAAGTACTACAGTGGCCTGACCGAGAAAGTGGAAGTCAAGGTGCACGGTTTCGCCACCGGCGACATCAAGAAAAAGTAG
- the aprB gene encoding adenylyl-sulfate reductase subunit beta, with translation MPSFVIVEKCDGCKALDKTACQYICPNDLMVLNAESKKAFNQEPEQCWECYNCVKICPQQAIEVRHYADIMPLGSSTIPLRGSDSIMWTIKFRDQKTIKRFKFPIRTTPEGSIDCFKGKKLPTAADLKKPGFYTGPARAE, from the coding sequence ATGCCGAGTTTTGTAATCGTGGAAAAATGTGACGGCTGTAAAGCCCTGGACAAGACCGCTTGCCAGTACATCTGCCCCAATGACCTGATGGTTCTGAATGCCGAGAGCAAAAAGGCTTTCAACCAGGAGCCGGAACAGTGTTGGGAATGCTACAACTGCGTAAAGATCTGCCCCCAGCAGGCTATCGAAGTGCGGCATTATGCCGACATCATGCCCCTGGGCTCCAGCACCATCCCGCTGCGCGGCTCCGACTCCATCATGTGGACCATCAAGTTCCGGGACCAGAAGACCATCAAACGGTTCAAGTTCCCCATCCGGACCACTCCTGAGGGTTCCATTGATTGCTTCAAGGGCAAAAAGCTGCCCACCGCGGCAGACCTTAAGAAGCCCGGTTTCTACACCGGCCCGGCCCGCGCCGAGTAG
- a CDS encoding adenylate/guanylate cyclase domain-containing protein yields the protein MVADNPEAPIEAKPELNIVQAIELAIAHELEARKSYTTLAQETDDPELRTLLKEIAMEEASHEASLRSRLRLYQERHVLRDTFSRYVSPELCEEILKNPGLLSLGGRRQQVTVLFADIRNFTSMSESMAPEAVVEVLNTYFTEMVDLVFKYQGTLDKFVGDALMAVFGVPLPIPQAATQAVKCALAMQRHLKQMQAAGLTPIQGMRIGINTGDAIVGNIGSTKRMDFTVVGDVVNVAARLQELAKELEADTLISEATFRELEGRFQATPEPATVLRGRKEPTPIYRLEA from the coding sequence ATGGTAGCGGACAATCCCGAAGCCCCAATCGAAGCCAAACCGGAACTGAACATTGTTCAGGCCATTGAATTGGCTATTGCCCACGAGTTGGAGGCCCGGAAGAGTTACACCACCCTGGCCCAGGAGACCGACGATCCGGAGCTCAGGACCCTCCTTAAAGAAATCGCCATGGAAGAGGCCAGCCATGAGGCGTCGCTCAGGAGCCGCCTGCGCCTTTACCAGGAACGGCACGTGCTCCGGGATACCTTCTCCCGCTATGTGAGCCCCGAGTTGTGCGAGGAAATCCTGAAAAATCCGGGGTTGCTCTCTTTAGGAGGGCGTCGCCAGCAGGTTACGGTCCTGTTTGCCGATATCCGCAATTTTACCTCCATGTCTGAATCCATGGCCCCGGAAGCCGTGGTGGAAGTCCTCAACACTTATTTTACCGAAATGGTGGACCTGGTCTTCAAGTATCAGGGCACCCTGGACAAGTTCGTGGGGGACGCCCTGATGGCAGTATTCGGAGTGCCGCTGCCGATTCCCCAGGCCGCCACCCAGGCGGTCAAATGCGCTCTGGCCATGCAGCGCCACCTGAAGCAGATGCAGGCCGCGGGTCTCACTCCCATCCAGGGCATGCGCATCGGCATCAACACCGGCGACGCTATTGTGGGCAACATTGGCTCAACCAAGCGCATGGACTTTACGGTGGTGGGGGACGTGGTCAACGTGGCGGCGCGGCTCCAGGAACTGGCCAAAGAACTGGAAGCCGACACCCTGATCAGTGAAGCCACCTTCCGGGAACTGGAAGGGCGGTTCCAGGCGACGCCCGAGCCGGCCACGGTGTTACGAGGTCGCAAGGAACCCACACCCATTTACCGGCTGGAAGCTTAA
- the aprA gene encoding adenylyl-sulfate reductase subunit alpha, with product MALEREFCKWSFCAKPEVETIETDLLLVGGGMACTGAAVEAAAYAKDLGLKITLVDKAALDRSGAVAMGLSAINTYIGPENKIADYVNMVRTDLMGIIREDLVYSVGAHVDQTVHDFQDWGLPIWQKDAENHTVDGQAARDEGLPLLKDGGKCVRSGRWQCMINGESYKVLVAEAAKNALGMDNIYERVFIVKLLTDKNNSNRVCGAVGFSVREHKTYVFKCKAMIIACGGVVNVFRPRSVGEGQGRAWYPVWNAGSTYAMPAEIGAKMVLMENRFVPARFKDGYGPVGAWFLFFKAQATNAYGEDYMARNWDRVKKEYPGYADAPGTCLRNHAAMIEMREGRGPIMMHTDKAMKALAEVLSKKELKHLEAEAWEDFLDMSISAACLWASFNMEPDKMPSEIIPSEPYLLGSHAGCAGLWVSGPEKGYMGAPDSWFWGYDRMTTVDGLFTAGDGVGASGHKFSSGSHAEGRMAAKGAIAFILDHKADKLEAAQNIDEVIADIYLPFEIFEKYKGYTSAPEINPNYLLPKQVQTRLQKLMDEYVAGCSTMYMCNKPSLEEGLKRLTLLKEDATRLAARDLHELMRAWEQYHRILSGEAHLRHILFREETRYPGYYYRSDFLSIDDSKWKVFTISQYDKNTNGWKFETEPYKQLVK from the coding sequence ATGGCTCTGGAAAGAGAATTTTGTAAATGGTCTTTTTGTGCAAAACCGGAAGTAGAAACCATTGAAACCGACTTGCTGCTGGTGGGCGGTGGTATGGCGTGCACCGGCGCCGCGGTCGAGGCTGCGGCTTATGCCAAGGACCTCGGCCTTAAGATCACCCTGGTTGACAAAGCCGCCCTGGATCGTTCCGGCGCGGTAGCCATGGGCCTCTCCGCCATCAACACCTACATCGGCCCGGAAAACAAGATTGCCGATTACGTGAACATGGTCCGCACCGATCTCATGGGCATCATCCGTGAAGACTTGGTCTACAGCGTGGGCGCCCACGTCGACCAGACCGTGCATGACTTCCAGGATTGGGGCCTCCCCATCTGGCAGAAAGACGCCGAAAACCACACCGTTGACGGCCAGGCCGCCCGGGACGAGGGTCTGCCCCTCCTGAAAGACGGTGGTAAGTGCGTACGTTCAGGCCGTTGGCAGTGCATGATCAACGGTGAGTCCTACAAGGTGCTCGTGGCCGAAGCCGCCAAGAACGCCCTGGGCATGGACAACATCTACGAGCGCGTCTTCATCGTAAAACTGCTGACCGATAAGAACAACAGCAACCGCGTATGCGGCGCCGTTGGTTTCAGCGTCCGTGAGCACAAGACCTACGTCTTCAAATGCAAAGCCATGATTATTGCTTGCGGCGGCGTGGTCAACGTCTTCCGGCCCCGGTCGGTGGGTGAAGGTCAGGGTCGTGCCTGGTACCCCGTATGGAATGCCGGCTCCACCTACGCCATGCCCGCTGAAATCGGCGCCAAGATGGTGCTGATGGAAAACCGTTTCGTCCCCGCCCGCTTTAAGGACGGTTACGGCCCGGTCGGCGCTTGGTTCCTGTTCTTCAAAGCTCAGGCCACCAACGCTTACGGCGAAGATTATATGGCCAGAAACTGGGATCGCGTTAAGAAAGAGTACCCCGGTTATGCCGATGCTCCCGGCACCTGTCTGCGTAACCACGCGGCCATGATCGAAATGCGGGAAGGCCGCGGCCCCATCATGATGCACACCGACAAGGCCATGAAGGCGTTGGCTGAGGTTCTGAGCAAGAAAGAACTCAAGCATCTGGAAGCCGAAGCCTGGGAAGACTTCCTGGATATGTCCATCTCCGCCGCTTGTCTGTGGGCTTCCTTCAATATGGAACCCGACAAGATGCCGTCGGAGATCATCCCCTCCGAGCCGTACCTGCTCGGTTCCCATGCCGGCTGCGCCGGTCTGTGGGTCTCCGGTCCCGAAAAGGGCTACATGGGCGCTCCCGACAGCTGGTTCTGGGGCTATGACCGCATGACCACCGTTGACGGTCTGTTCACCGCGGGTGACGGCGTCGGCGCCTCCGGTCACAAGTTCTCCTCCGGGTCCCACGCTGAGGGCCGCATGGCCGCCAAGGGCGCCATTGCCTTCATCCTGGACCACAAGGCCGACAAGCTGGAAGCGGCACAGAACATCGACGAAGTTATCGCCGATATCTACCTGCCCTTCGAGATCTTCGAGAAGTACAAAGGCTACACCTCAGCTCCGGAGATCAACCCCAACTATCTGCTGCCCAAGCAGGTCCAGACCCGCTTGCAGAAGCTGATGGACGAGTATGTTGCCGGTTGCTCCACCATGTACATGTGTAACAAACCGAGCCTGGAAGAAGGCCTGAAGCGCCTCACCCTGCTGAAGGAAGACGCTACCCGGTTGGCCGCTCGGGACCTGCACGAACTGATGCGGGCCTGGGAACAGTATCACCGTATCCTCTCCGGTGAGGCTCATCTGCGTCACATCCTGTTCCGGGAAGAGACTCGTTACCCCGGTTACTACTACCGTTCCGACTTCCTGTCTATCGACGACAGCAAGTGGAAGGTGTTCACCATTTCTCAGTACGACAAGAACACCAACGGTTGGAAGTTTGAGACCGAGCCTTACAAGCAGTTGGTTAAGTAA
- the argC gene encoding N-acetyl-gamma-glutamyl-phosphate reductase, protein MDKIKVAVIGASGYAGLELVRLLVRHPGCELAALASLEYPGRPFSQIFPALAGIVDLPFSQDPTPENIAAAAEVVFTAVPHQTAMGMIPRYLELGCKVVDLSADFRFRDVSLYEKWYQTHTAPELLTETVYGLPELHREEVRRTRLVGNPGCYPTGVILGLAPLAKAGLLVPDSVIADCKSGASGAGRQALLGLSFCEVNDGFRAYKVFEHRHTPEMEQELSLLAGKPVKVTFTPHLVPMSRGILGTLYASLTEPRSEGDLRELYRKFYQGHPFVRLHPEGRLPDTRDVRGANFCDLALRVDQGGRRVIVISAIDNLTKGAAGQAVHNFNLMMGFPETTGLDVVPFVP, encoded by the coding sequence ATGGACAAAATCAAAGTTGCCGTAATCGGTGCCTCCGGGTATGCCGGGCTGGAGTTGGTCCGACTGCTGGTGCGGCATCCGGGTTGCGAGTTGGCGGCCCTGGCCTCTTTAGAATATCCGGGCCGGCCCTTTTCCCAGATCTTTCCAGCCCTGGCCGGCATCGTCGATCTGCCATTCAGCCAGGACCCGACCCCCGAGAACATTGCGGCCGCAGCCGAAGTGGTCTTTACTGCAGTGCCCCACCAAACCGCCATGGGGATGATTCCCCGTTATCTGGAACTGGGGTGCAAAGTGGTGGACCTGAGCGCCGACTTCCGTTTCCGGGATGTCAGCCTCTATGAAAAGTGGTATCAGACGCATACCGCGCCGGAGTTGTTAACCGAGACGGTTTACGGCCTGCCCGAACTGCACCGGGAAGAGGTGCGCCGGACCCGCCTGGTGGGCAACCCCGGTTGTTATCCCACCGGCGTGATCCTGGGGTTAGCGCCTCTGGCTAAGGCCGGGTTGCTGGTGCCTGATTCCGTGATAGCTGATTGTAAATCCGGGGCGAGCGGCGCCGGACGCCAGGCCCTGCTGGGGCTTTCGTTCTGCGAGGTCAATGACGGCTTCCGGGCTTACAAAGTTTTTGAGCACCGGCATACCCCCGAGATGGAGCAGGAGCTGAGTTTATTGGCCGGCAAACCGGTGAAAGTTACCTTTACTCCCCATCTCGTGCCCATGAGCCGGGGTATCCTGGGAACGCTTTATGCCAGTCTGACGGAGCCTCGGTCCGAAGGCGATCTCCGGGAACTCTACCGGAAGTTCTATCAGGGCCATCCCTTTGTGCGCCTCCATCCGGAGGGACGTCTTCCCGATACCCGGGACGTGCGCGGCGCCAATTTTTGCGATCTGGCCCTCAGGGTGGACCAGGGCGGCCGGCGGGTCATTGTCATTTCGGCCATCGACAACCTCACCAAAGGCGCGGCCGGACAGGCGGTGCACAACTTTAATCTGATGATGGGCTTTCCCGAAACCACGGGTTTGGACGTGGTGCCCTTTGTTCCTTAA